Proteins encoded in a region of the Candidatus Methanoperedens sp. genome:
- a CDS encoding MMPL family transporter — MGNKVIELYSGFVTKFPIVVLVLMLVVSVFAIHMAGTIQTKKSDIKSMIPQDVEAISTLNSIENEFGSTNIISFAVETDPSYKGSDEVRDVRDPRVILYMDQLSMLALHTDNVIDVTSPASVLRSINGGRLPQSTREVQDLTNKNGLLDRSISKDYTLALVTIRTTDDVDLSKLEPELEKILQQVPKPPGITASLGGSVMESQKMQQAIAPDMAKTSTYSLIGILIIVLVLFRSIKYGFTPMTTIIFGTLWTMGYVGLIGMGLSSQTSGVTSMIMGIGIDFGIQLVTRYRLELANLSALKVQHSQLQLGHKDAMAVTLNNVIIPMLTTTLAALIGFQAMSLGRLTFLGDMGTMMSYGVAASMIAAITIVPAIILIIDTMNIKNTYKKLMNKFEVRI; from the coding sequence ATGGGCAACAAAGTAATCGAATTATATTCAGGCTTTGTCACGAAGTTCCCGATTGTAGTGCTGGTGCTCATGCTTGTGGTCTCAGTATTTGCCATCCACATGGCAGGGACGATCCAGACAAAGAAATCCGATATAAAGTCAATGATTCCGCAGGACGTAGAGGCTATAAGCACCCTGAACAGCATCGAGAACGAATTCGGAAGCACCAATATCATCTCGTTTGCAGTTGAAACAGACCCATCATATAAAGGCTCTGATGAGGTGCGGGATGTTAGAGACCCGAGGGTGATACTGTATATGGACCAGCTCTCAATGCTGGCGCTCCATACCGATAACGTGATAGATGTCACAAGCCCGGCATCGGTTCTGAGAAGCATCAATGGCGGACGGCTTCCTCAATCAACAAGGGAAGTTCAGGACCTTACAAATAAAAATGGGCTTCTTGACAGGTCTATCAGCAAGGATTACACCCTGGCTCTTGTCACCATTCGCACCACAGATGATGTGGACCTTTCTAAACTTGAGCCTGAACTTGAGAAAATACTACAACAAGTGCCAAAACCGCCCGGAATTACGGCAAGCCTCGGCGGCAGTGTGATGGAAAGCCAGAAAATGCAGCAGGCAATCGCGCCCGATATGGCAAAGACCTCCACGTATTCGCTCATCGGTATCCTGATAATCGTGCTGGTTCTCTTCCGTTCGATAAAATATGGGTTCACCCCGATGACCACAATAATATTCGGTACCCTCTGGACAATGGGCTACGTCGGGCTTATCGGAATGGGACTGAGTTCCCAGACATCGGGTGTCACATCCATGATAATGGGCATCGGCATAGACTTCGGTATACAGCTTGTCACAAGGTACAGGCTGGAACTTGCGAACCTGTCAGCGCTGAAAGTACAGCATTCGCAGCTTCAACTCGGGCATAAGGATGCAATGGCAGTGACCCTGAACAATGTGATAATCCCCATGCTTACAACAACGCTTGCCGCCCTGATAGGTTTCCAGGCTATGTCCCTCGGGAGACTGACCTTCCTCGGCGACATGGGAACTATGATGAGTTACGGGGTTGCTGCAAGCATGATTGCGGCTATAACCATTGTTCCGGCAATTATACTCATAATAGATACAATGAACATAAAAAATACATATAAGAAATTAATGAACAAATTTGAGGTAAGAATATGA
- a CDS encoding NEW3 domain-containing protein → MKSKILTQIIAYGILAVFLSVMVSPVLGAPLIGGQGSKIQANFMSQDPDPADAGKDLDLRWQVVNTLSTPADLKFHLDAGYPFLFEAGDSPDQDLGTSAGTNDNQVYYVLHYKLRVADNAIKGTYNVTLSWDTGQGWTKKDFPIYIDPKRADFVVGALVTSPEKLIADTQQAKLSVDINNIGKGNAENVKVKLFLPSGFNSSYSYSDEDSLGIIAEGGSKTATFYADVDENIKEGDYNARLEVTYKDENDENNTYRTKTLALSIPIKPAPHLIVESVTTVPENLTPGNKAEIHIKVKNTGNKKAEAVSLRVFKDASQPFEFNEKSDFVGKLEPGESGDAVLRFTVDGTAVAKTYLIDTELRGIDETNEVVIFDRTVPLIVNPAAKGSPLASAGLVGGLVIVLGAIVARHYWKNKRSL, encoded by the coding sequence ATGAAGAGCAAAATACTAACACAGATTATAGCATACGGAATACTGGCAGTTTTTCTATCAGTAATGGTCAGCCCTGTTCTCGGCGCGCCCCTCATAGGAGGGCAGGGAAGCAAAATCCAGGCAAATTTCATGAGCCAGGACCCCGATCCTGCGGATGCCGGGAAGGATTTGGATCTAAGATGGCAGGTTGTAAATACCCTGAGTACTCCAGCCGACCTGAAGTTCCACCTTGATGCCGGATATCCTTTTTTATTTGAGGCAGGGGATAGTCCTGATCAGGACCTGGGAACATCGGCGGGGACGAACGATAACCAGGTTTATTATGTGCTCCACTACAAACTCAGGGTAGCCGATAATGCTATCAAGGGAACTTATAATGTAACGCTGAGCTGGGATACAGGACAAGGCTGGACAAAGAAGGATTTCCCGATATACATCGATCCTAAAAGGGCGGATTTCGTAGTCGGTGCGCTTGTAACATCCCCTGAGAAGCTGATAGCAGATACACAGCAGGCAAAGCTTTCCGTGGATATTAACAACATAGGGAAAGGCAATGCCGAGAATGTAAAAGTAAAACTTTTCCTGCCTTCAGGCTTCAACTCCAGTTACAGTTATTCGGACGAGGACAGCCTTGGAATAATTGCAGAAGGCGGCAGTAAAACGGCAACATTCTATGCTGATGTTGATGAAAATATCAAGGAAGGAGACTATAATGCCAGACTTGAAGTCACGTATAAGGATGAAAATGATGAAAACAATACATACAGGACAAAGACCCTCGCCCTCAGCATACCCATCAAGCCTGCTCCGCATCTGATAGTGGAATCCGTGACAACAGTTCCGGAAAACCTGACACCCGGAAATAAAGCTGAAATTCATATCAAGGTCAAAAACACAGGGAATAAAAAAGCTGAAGCAGTGTCTTTGCGCGTATTCAAGGATGCCTCCCAGCCTTTTGAGTTCAACGAAAAATCGGATTTCGTGGGAAAACTTGAGCCAGGTGAAAGCGGCGACGCCGTGCTCAGATTCACCGTCGATGGGACTGCGGTGGCAAAGACGTATCTTATCGATACGGAATTAAGAGGTATTGATGAAACAAACGAGGTTGTGATATTCGATCGCACGGTGCCTTTAATTGTAAACCCTGCAGCGAAAGGTTCGCCCTTAGCCTCCGCAGGTCTCGTTGGCGGTCTTGTGATTGTTCTCGGCGCGATTGTGGCGAGGCATTATTGGAAAAATAAAAGGAGTTTATAG
- a CDS encoding ATP-binding cassette domain-containing protein: MTSAAGTTVASEGEKIFSIKVEKLTKKFGDFTAVDAISFSVKRGETFAFLGPNGAGKTTTIKMLTTLLRPTSGTMLVNGYDPVQNQDAVRRSFGIVFQDESLDEELTVYENMELHGVLYKVPKELLSKKIEELLRFVELWDRKNDIVKHFSGGMKRRLEIARGLLHLPKILFLDEPTLGLDPQTRNHIWGYLRELNRTEGITVFFTTHYMEEAERVAERIAIIDRGTIIAEGSPAELMKQTNTGSLEEAFLSLTGRRIREEEAGSIEQMRNLRKLWRR; encoded by the coding sequence TTGACAAGCGCAGCAGGTACTACCGTGGCATCGGAGGGTGAGAAAATATTCTCGATCAAAGTTGAGAAGCTCACAAAAAAGTTTGGGGATTTTACTGCTGTTGATGCAATTTCATTCTCTGTGAAAAGAGGTGAGACATTTGCTTTCTTGGGACCTAACGGAGCCGGGAAAACAACGACCATCAAAATGCTTACAACGCTTCTTCGCCCCACGAGCGGGACTATGCTTGTAAACGGTTATGACCCTGTCCAGAACCAGGATGCTGTAAGACGTTCTTTCGGGATAGTGTTCCAGGACGAAAGCCTCGATGAGGAACTCACTGTTTATGAGAACATGGAATTACACGGCGTCCTCTATAAAGTTCCGAAGGAACTCCTTTCGAAAAAGATTGAAGAGCTTCTAAGGTTCGTTGAACTGTGGGACAGAAAGAATGATATTGTGAAGCATTTCTCAGGAGGTATGAAGCGGCGCCTTGAGATAGCGCGCGGGCTTTTGCACCTCCCGAAAATATTATTCCTGGATGAGCCCACGCTTGGCCTTGATCCGCAGACCCGCAACCATATCTGGGGCTATCTCAGGGAATTAAACCGCACCGAGGGCATCACTGTGTTTTTTACCACGCATTATATGGAGGAGGCAGAAAGGGTGGCTGAACGCATCGCGATTATTGACAGAGGCACGATTATCGCCGAAGGAAGTCCGGCTGAGTTGATGAAACAGACCAATACAGGTTCGCTTGAGGAAGCTTTTCTATCTCTTACAGGACGGAGGATTCGGGAGGAAGAAGCAGGCAGCATTGAACAGATGCGGAATCTCCGCAAGTTGTGGAGGAGATGA
- a CDS encoding ABC transporter permease, which yields MGTIYILWLRQLKRYMRSHSRIIGSLGQPLLFLLALGYGFGPIFQKAGQGNYLEFLAPGVIAMSILFTSIFSGIELIWDRQFGFLKETLVAPASRLDIMIGRTLGGATVATMQGIIVLLISVVAGFRPTNLVLLPVAILIMALIALLFTAMGTAIASLLEDMQGFQMIMNFLVMPLFFLSGALFPLQGLPDLIVLLSSLNPLTYGVDGLRGALVGQMYFGFGIDFLVLCGVSALFLVVGSYLFSKIQV from the coding sequence ATGGGTACTATTTACATCCTGTGGCTCAGGCAGCTCAAGCGCTATATGCGTTCGCATTCAAGGATTATCGGCTCTTTGGGTCAGCCGCTGCTTTTCCTGCTTGCTTTGGGATATGGTTTCGGGCCGATATTCCAGAAAGCAGGACAGGGAAATTATCTTGAGTTCCTGGCTCCAGGCGTTATTGCCATGAGCATTCTTTTTACATCGATTTTTTCAGGCATAGAACTTATATGGGACAGGCAGTTCGGGTTCTTGAAAGAAACGCTTGTGGCACCGGCTTCGCGGCTTGATATAATGATAGGCAGAACGCTGGGAGGAGCCACGGTAGCTACAATGCAGGGAATTATTGTATTACTGATATCCGTGGTTGCCGGATTCAGGCCGACGAATCTTGTGCTGCTGCCTGTTGCAATTCTAATAATGGCATTGATCGCGCTGTTATTCACTGCTATGGGAACAGCCATAGCCTCGCTCCTGGAAGATATGCAGGGATTCCAGATGATTATGAATTTTCTGGTTATGCCCCTTTTTTTCCTGTCAGGCGCGCTGTTCCCGCTTCAGGGACTCCCGGATTTGATTGTCCTGCTTTCAAGCCTCAATCCGCTCACATACGGCGTTGATGGTCTAAGAGGAGCACTCGTAGGTCAGATGTATTTCGGCTTCGGCATTGATTTTCTCGTGCTTTGCGGCGTTTCCGCGCTGTTCCTTGTGGTCGGGAGTTATCTATTTTCAAAGATACAGGTATAG
- a CDS encoding VOC family protein yields the protein MKAKAIPVGFHSLTPDLVVNDVAAAIEFYKRAFGAKKRRVFHGPGGGIMHAELQIGNSILMLSPEYPEMNVFSPLSPGGGTSASIFLYVDDVDAVFEKAVSAGVTVAMPVADMFWGDRAGAIVDPFGHRWMLATHTKDLSDEEIEGVTKAMFAKP from the coding sequence ATGAAAGCAAAAGCAATTCCTGTAGGTTTTCATTCGCTCACACCCGATCTGGTCGTGAACGATGTTGCAGCGGCAATTGAATTTTACAAAAGGGCATTCGGTGCGAAAAAACGCAGGGTCTTTCACGGACCTGGAGGAGGCATCATGCATGCGGAACTCCAGATCGGTAATTCGATACTGATGCTGTCTCCTGAGTACCCTGAAATGAATGTGTTCTCGCCCCTGTCGCCGGGAGGCGGCACAAGTGCAAGCATTTTCCTGTATGTTGATGATGTTGATGCAGTCTTTGAGAAGGCTGTTTCCGCAGGCGTCACGGTAGCCATGCCAGTCGCGGATATGTTCTGGGGCGACCGCGCAGGTGCCATTGTTGACCCGTTCGGTCACCGCTGGATGCTGGCTACGCATACGAAGGATCTATCCGATGAGGAGATAGAAGGGGTTACGAAGGCGATGTTCGCCAAGCCTTAG
- a CDS encoding NADP-dependent oxidoreductase yields the protein MKAAQINKYGGSEVVRINNNAPKPAVSRGKILVEVYAAGVNPVDWKIRQGYMQEMAPLEFPANLGGDFSGIVAEIGDGVSGFKKGGEVYGYASVLSGASGSFAEFTSADAKATARKPKNLNHVEAAALPLTGASAWQALVDHIGISRGKKILIHGGAGGIGTVAIQLAKHIGAYVAATASARDLKHVKELGADEALDYKNQPFEDMLHDYDAVFDTVGGETYERSFKVLRKGGIIVSMLEQPRQELMERYGVKAIGQFTQVNSERLSGVAELAEKRVIKVHVDRTFPLEQAAEALVYLQTGHPRGKVVLKIKT from the coding sequence ATGAAAGCAGCGCAAATCAATAAATACGGAGGCAGTGAGGTTGTAAGGATTAATAATAACGCGCCAAAACCCGCCGTGTCGCGGGGGAAGATTCTTGTCGAGGTATATGCTGCCGGGGTTAACCCTGTGGACTGGAAAATCCGGCAAGGGTATATGCAGGAGATGGCGCCGCTTGAGTTCCCGGCAAACCTTGGAGGGGATTTTTCAGGCATCGTGGCTGAAATCGGCGATGGCGTTTCGGGTTTCAAAAAAGGCGGTGAGGTTTACGGTTATGCCAGCGTCCTGAGCGGCGCCTCAGGCTCGTTTGCCGAATTTACTTCGGCAGATGCAAAAGCAACGGCACGCAAACCCAAGAACCTCAATCATGTCGAAGCCGCCGCACTGCCGCTTACAGGTGCAAGCGCATGGCAGGCGCTCGTGGACCACATCGGCATTTCAAGGGGCAAAAAGATTCTAATCCACGGCGGCGCTGGCGGTATCGGCACAGTCGCCATCCAGCTTGCAAAGCACATAGGCGCGTATGTTGCTGCAACCGCGAGCGCAAGGGATTTGAAGCATGTCAAGGAACTGGGCGCAGATGAAGCCCTGGATTACAAGAACCAGCCATTCGAGGATATGCTGCACGACTACGATGCTGTCTTTGACACTGTGGGCGGCGAGACGTACGAGCGGTCTTTCAAGGTGTTAAGAAAAGGCGGGATAATCGTTTCCATGCTGGAACAGCCTCGCCAGGAACTCATGGAACGATACGGGGTGAAAGCAATAGGACAGTTCACGCAGGTGAACAGCGAACGATTATCCGGAGTGGCTGAACTCGCAGAGAAGCGCGTTATCAAAGTGCATGTTGACAGGACATTCCCACTGGAGCAGGCGGCAGAGGCGCTCGTATATCTGCAAACCGGGCATCCTCGGGGAAAGGTTGTATTGAAGATAAAAACCTAA
- a CDS encoding acylphosphatase, which yields MKRINALISGEVQGVGYREAVKRFAFELSIYGWVRNLEDGRVEITAEGENQSIEKFFEKININRYPIFVEKVETKEEIYKGDLKSFKVIRDKDLQKEILSALSRGTVDIHEMKEIMKAVREDTAHIPEIRENTTIMLEKQDLHIKITETGFGEVKEEIHMLRDDFRELFMHEVGELRSEIAEIKATLARMQAAG from the coding sequence ATGAAGCGCATAAATGCTTTAATCAGTGGAGAAGTCCAGGGTGTGGGTTATAGAGAAGCGGTTAAACGCTTCGCTTTTGAGTTAAGTATTTATGGGTGGGTCAGGAACTTGGAGGATGGGAGAGTTGAGATAACAGCAGAGGGAGAAAATCAGAGCATTGAAAAATTTTTTGAAAAAATAAATATCAACAGATATCCGATTTTTGTGGAAAAAGTGGAAACAAAAGAGGAGATTTATAAAGGGGACTTAAAATCATTTAAGGTCATAAGAGATAAAGATTTGCAGAAAGAGATTTTGTCAGCTTTGTCGAGAGGAACTGTGGATATTCATGAAATGAAAGAAATCATGAAAGCTGTAAGGGAGGACACAGCCCATATTCCTGAAATAAGAGAGAATACAACGATAATGCTGGAGAAGCAGGATTTACATATCAAAATAACTGAAACGGGTTTTGGGGAGGTCAAGGAGGAAATCCACATGTTACGGGATGACTTCAGGGAACTTTTCATGCATGAGGTGGGCGAACTGCGAAGCGAGATTGCTGAGATAAAAGCCACGCTCGCAAGGATGCAGGCAGCGGGGTAA
- a CDS encoding DUF2283 domain-containing protein has translation MNISYDKDADCLYIQFQQGKVHKTRKIEEGILVDLDEKGRIYGIEIVGVSERMPVASLGKINIDMPITGVSA, from the coding sequence ATGAATATAAGTTACGATAAGGATGCAGACTGCCTGTATATTCAGTTCCAGCAGGGCAAGGTACACAAGACAAGGAAAATAGAGGAAGGCATACTTGTCGATCTTGACGAAAAAGGCAGAATATACGGAATCGAGATTGTAGGCGTATCAGAAAGGATGCCTGTTGCGTCCCTCGGCAAAATTAACATCGATATGCCAATTACCGGAGTTTCGGCTTAG
- a CDS encoding DUF4258 domain-containing protein — MMITKHALLRMQQRGIDENKVASAIQNPDDTSDSFGRRRLARKTIGDKTLEVVYIKEDDIIVITVYWLEET, encoded by the coding sequence ATGATGATCACGAAGCATGCTCTTCTCAGGATGCAGCAAAGGGGAATAGATGAAAATAAGGTAGCTTCTGCCATCCAGAACCCTGATGATACCAGTGATAGCTTTGGAAGGCGCAGACTGGCAAGAAAAACAATTGGGGATAAAACCCTCGAAGTAGTATATATAAAGGAAGATGATATAATAGTAATAACCGTTTACTGGTTAGAGGAAACATGA
- a CDS encoding Lrp/AsnC family transcriptional regulator — protein MDETDRKIMELLQQDGRMEDVEIARKIGVSHDTVKRRRKKLEDAGYIKIQANINPREFGYTNVFYLGIALAPGIDVRKIAEKLASRKEFFFVALSLGPTHAIVAACIAREQIVLNKLVEELRTWKEIEKIETSIIYEVLKSGYHSIPVDTL, from the coding sequence ATGGACGAGACCGACAGGAAGATAATGGAATTATTACAGCAGGACGGGAGAATGGAAGATGTGGAGATAGCTCGAAAGATAGGAGTATCCCACGACACGGTTAAACGGAGAAGGAAGAAACTCGAAGATGCCGGATACATTAAAATTCAGGCTAATATCAATCCGCGCGAGTTCGGATATACAAACGTCTTTTACCTGGGGATAGCCCTCGCACCCGGCATAGATGTCAGAAAAATAGCAGAAAAACTGGCTTCCAGGAAGGAGTTCTTTTTCGTGGCGCTTTCCCTTGGTCCGACCCATGCCATAGTTGCTGCATGCATTGCCAGAGAGCAGATTGTTCTCAATAAACTGGTTGAGGAATTGAGAACGTGGAAGGAAATAGAGAAAATTGAGACCAGTATCATCTACGAAGTCCTGAAGTCGGGATACCACAGCATTCCTGTGGACACGCTTTAG
- a CDS encoding methyltransferase: MAKMWTPGEDIDFETARDQASKLVLLGSAQKAGIFEALSQEKDIEALKQMLDADERALFIILEALRALGYVNKRQDMYIVSDRARALFLEQGEDYVGGSLPHFLDIMEAWLRLPEIIRGEKPVEDEKRDVSAFMDAMAARPDEVVEESVHHCLERKKNARSVLDLGGGPGKYSKAFVNRGLNAVLYDLPESMDYVSVRYGLKDLKSLALKKGDFTNDFVAEFGGELFDIVFMGNICHIYSGEENRLLIKRVRKLLKRNGMIAIEDFIRGRSPMAEMFAVNMLANTESGSTYTEAQYRDWLGDGGFREIEVIDLTEKSSQLITAFLG; encoded by the coding sequence ATGGCAAAAATGTGGACACCAGGTGAAGATATAGACTTTGAAACTGCAAGGGACCAGGCAAGTAAACTTGTATTATTAGGTTCTGCTCAAAAAGCAGGAATATTTGAAGCCCTCTCGCAGGAAAAAGACATAGAAGCCCTGAAGCAAATGCTCGATGCTGATGAAAGGGCACTGTTCATTATTCTTGAGGCACTCCGTGCTTTAGGATATGTGAACAAAAGACAGGACATGTATATCGTTTCTGACAGAGCCCGGGCTCTTTTCCTTGAGCAGGGCGAGGATTATGTGGGAGGATCTCTTCCTCATTTTCTCGATATAATGGAAGCATGGCTTAGGCTTCCCGAAATAATCAGGGGGGAAAAGCCTGTGGAAGATGAAAAACGCGATGTGTCTGCTTTCATGGACGCCATGGCGGCAAGACCTGATGAGGTTGTGGAGGAAAGCGTACACCACTGCCTTGAAAGAAAGAAGAACGCCAGGAGCGTGCTTGACCTCGGAGGGGGTCCGGGTAAGTACTCAAAAGCTTTTGTGAACAGGGGCTTGAATGCGGTTCTTTATGATTTGCCAGAGTCCATGGATTATGTCAGCGTCAGGTATGGATTAAAGGACCTAAAATCCCTTGCCCTGAAGAAAGGAGATTTCACAAACGATTTTGTAGCGGAATTCGGCGGTGAGCTATTCGACATTGTTTTCATGGGCAATATCTGCCATATCTATTCAGGCGAGGAGAACAGGCTACTGATAAAGCGCGTCAGGAAACTGTTGAAGCGCAATGGAATGATAGCCATAGAAGATTTCATCCGCGGAAGAAGCCCCATGGCAGAGATGTTTGCCGTGAATATGCTGGCAAACACAGAGAGCGGCAGTACGTATACAGAGGCGCAGTACAGGGACTGGCTCGGGGATGGCGGGTTTCGAGAAATTGAAGTGATTGATCTCACTGAGAAAAGCAGCCAGCTTATTACAGCTTTTTTAGGTTAA
- a CDS encoding flavodoxin family protein: protein MKIIGISGSPRAKGNTDILVQEALKAASQMGAKQEFIGIAGKKIKPCTGCGTCRNESSKGVCAIKDDDLPRIYEAMKEADGIIIGSPVYFLSVTAQLKALFDRSIILRYAKGTPQDRPGVPGGPEFLLKNKVGGAIAVGGGRDGGQLFTINSILQWMLLQSMIVVGNNYALGGSAKAGMKGDARNDEIGIAMAWHVGLRVAEIAGKFRE from the coding sequence ATGAAAATTATAGGAATATCAGGGAGCCCGAGAGCAAAAGGCAACACCGACATACTTGTACAGGAAGCCCTGAAAGCAGCTTCCCAGATGGGCGCTAAACAAGAGTTTATCGGCATAGCCGGCAAGAAAATCAAACCATGCACAGGCTGCGGGACGTGCCGCAATGAAAGCTCAAAGGGAGTATGCGCCATAAAGGATGATGACCTGCCCCGCATTTACGAAGCTATGAAGGAGGCGGACGGGATAATCATAGGTTCCCCGGTGTACTTCCTTTCAGTGACTGCCCAGCTCAAGGCTCTTTTTGACAGGAGCATAATACTGCGGTATGCAAAGGGCACGCCACAGGACAGACCGGGCGTTCCCGGCGGACCTGAGTTCCTGCTGAAAAACAAGGTGGGAGGCGCCATAGCAGTAGGCGGGGGCAGGGACGGAGGCCAGCTTTTCACCATAAACTCCATACTCCAGTGGATGCTTTTGCAGAGCATGATCGTGGTGGGCAATAACTACGCTCTGGGCGGGAGCGCCAAGGCGGGGATGAAGGGCGATGCCCGCAATGACGAGATTGGGATTGCGATGGCATGGCATGTGGGCTTGCGTGTAGCAGAGATTGCAGGTAAGTTCAGGGAATGA
- a CDS encoding nitroreductase: MKADENPVIVNIKTRRSVREYLDTPLSEETIKKIIDAGRYAPTGLNLQPWHFIVVQNKGMLKKLSEYAKPILAKNLEGRNDAAAINFMKRLQDKNFNLFYNAPVLILVIGSKNNALTDYDCSLCAGNMMLAAHSMGIGSCWIGGAAVIQQSAELMAELKIPPDYKLVAPVIFGYQKTIPPIPEKREPVVFWMR, from the coding sequence ATGAAAGCGGATGAAAATCCTGTAATAGTCAATATTAAAACCAGGCGCAGTGTAAGGGAATATCTCGATACGCCGTTATCAGAAGAGACTATCAAAAAGATTATTGATGCAGGCAGGTACGCACCCACAGGGCTTAATCTTCAGCCATGGCATTTCATAGTGGTACAGAACAAGGGGATGCTGAAAAAACTCTCGGAATACGCAAAACCCATTCTGGCAAAAAACCTTGAGGGAAGAAACGATGCAGCGGCTATCAATTTTATGAAAAGATTGCAGGATAAGAATTTCAATCTCTTCTACAATGCGCCCGTTCTTATCCTCGTGATCGGCAGCAAGAACAACGCCCTTACCGATTATGACTGCTCGCTGTGCGCAGGGAATATGATGCTTGCAGCACATTCCATGGGCATTGGGAGCTGCTGGATAGGAGGCGCTGCTGTTATCCAGCAAAGCGCCGAACTCATGGCTGAGTTGAAGATACCCCCGGATTACAAGCTCGTGGCACCAGTAATCTTCGGATATCAAAAGACAATTCCTCCTATACCTGAAAAACGCGAGCCGGTTGTATTCTGGATGCGGTAG
- the tgtA gene encoding tRNA guanosine(15) transglycosylase TgtA, with the protein MPPIFEITHKDICGRIGRLDTLHGTVETPAIMPVVNPNIQTIKPSELRKFGAEIIITNSYIIYRKPELRERALSEGLHSMLDFDGPIMTDSGSYQLSVYGEVEVNNAEIVQFQQEIGSDIGVPLDIPTPPDVSKERAERELEITIERAKEALGLKKDMLLAAPVQGSTFPELREKAARRLCEADFDVYPLGAVVPLMESYRYSDLVDVIVASKKGLSPSAPVHLFGAGHPMMFSLAVALGCDLFDSASYALYAKEGRYMTVRGTYHVEELQYLPCSCPVCTSHDAEEIIKSENQQELLARHNLYVTFAEMREVKQAIKEGSLWELVEQRCRSHPQLLNGLKRMLYYSDWLEQFQPASRATFFYSGPESALRPEVMRYREKLKNLNLKGRVLIRTRRLDNEDEFDWVLDFKPPFGPYPLELAETYPLNAEVIDEPDYESLTAALKNTLSLMELNPDSEFAIVFDDLPEHPLLNEIKKRSEG; encoded by the coding sequence ATGCCCCCTATCTTCGAAATAACCCACAAAGACATCTGCGGGCGCATCGGCCGCCTTGATACCCTTCACGGTACAGTGGAAACTCCAGCCATCATGCCCGTAGTAAACCCCAATATCCAGACCATCAAGCCGTCAGAGCTTCGCAAGTTCGGCGCCGAGATTATTATAACAAATTCTTATATAATTTATCGCAAACCTGAACTCAGGGAGCGCGCCCTGAGCGAGGGACTGCATTCGATGCTTGATTTTGACGGACCAATAATGACGGATTCCGGCTCCTATCAATTATCAGTTTACGGCGAGGTGGAAGTAAATAATGCAGAAATAGTCCAGTTCCAGCAGGAAATCGGCTCTGATATCGGCGTTCCCCTCGACATACCCACGCCGCCTGATGTTTCCAAAGAGCGCGCCGAGAGAGAGCTTGAAATCACAATAGAAAGAGCAAAGGAAGCTCTCGGCTTGAAAAAAGACATGCTGTTGGCTGCGCCCGTTCAGGGTTCCACTTTCCCTGAGTTGAGGGAGAAGGCTGCGCGCCGGCTTTGCGAAGCCGATTTTGACGTTTATCCACTCGGGGCTGTCGTGCCGCTTATGGAATCATACCGTTACTCTGACCTTGTGGATGTTATTGTAGCATCGAAAAAAGGTCTTTCGCCTTCTGCGCCGGTTCATCTCTTCGGAGCCGGGCATCCCATGATGTTCTCGCTTGCTGTTGCACTGGGCTGCGACCTGTTCGATTCAGCCTCGTATGCGCTGTATGCCAAGGAAGGGAGGTATATGACAGTGCGAGGAACATATCATGTGGAAGAACTGCAGTACCTGCCGTGCTCCTGCCCTGTATGTACCTCGCATGATGCCGAGGAAATTATAAAAAGCGAAAATCAGCAAGAGCTGCTTGCGCGCCACAATCTCTATGTGACTTTTGCAGAGATGAGAGAAGTAAAGCAGGCAATAAAAGAAGGAAGCCTGTGGGAACTCGTGGAGCAGCGATGCAGGTCTCATCCTCAACTCTTGAACGGGCTTAAACGCATGCTTTATTATTCCGACTGGCTGGAGCAGTTCCAGCCCGCATCCCGCGCCACCTTCTTTTACAGCGGCCCTGAATCAGCGCTTCGACCTGAAGTTATGAGGTACAGGGAAAAACTAAAAAATTTAAATCTCAAAGGCAGGGTTCTCATCAGGACAAGAAGGCTCGATAATGAAGACGAATTCGACTGGGTGCTTGATTTTAAACCGCCTTTCGGTCCCTATCCTCTGGAGCTTGCGGAAACGTATCCACTCAACGCCGAAGTAATAGATGAGCCGGATTATGAATCTTTAACTGCCGCCCTCAAAAATACACTTTCGCTCATGGAACTTAATCCAGATTCTGAATTCGCAATCGTATTTGATGATTTACCAGAACATCCTTTACTGAATGAAATCAAAAAGCGATCCGAAGGCTAA